One segment of Peromyscus leucopus breed LL Stock chromosome 5, UCI_PerLeu_2.1, whole genome shotgun sequence DNA contains the following:
- the Thoc3 gene encoding THO complex subunit 3, with product MRRAAAPGPVVCSCRCAVLSEGGMAVPTSILGPPPVGQSGPGSMASWCSVSSGPSRYVLGMQELFRGHSKTREFPAHSAKVHSVAWSCDGRRLASGSFDKTASVFLLEKDRLVKENNYRGHGDSVDQLCWHPSNPDLFVTASGDKTIRIWDVRTTKCIATVNTKGENINICWSPDGQTIAVGNKDDVVTFIDAKTHRSKAEEQFKFEVNEISWNNDNNMFFLTNGNGCINILSYPELKPVQSINAHPSNCICIKFDPMGKYFATGSADALVSLWDVDELVCVRCFSRLDWPVRTLSFSHDGKMLASASEDHFIDIAEVETGDKLWEVQCESPTFTVAWHPKRPLLAFACDDKDGKYDSSREAGTVKLFGLPNDS from the exons ATGCGCCGGGCAGCGGCGCCAGGCCCGGTTGTGTGTAGCTGCCGGTGCGCGGTCCTTAGTGAGGGAGGTATGGCGGTGCCCACGTCGATCCTGGGGCCCCCGCCGGTCGGCCAAAGCGGCCCCGGCTCGATGGCGTCCTGGTGCTCTGTGAGCAGTGGCCCGTCTCGCTACGTGCTCGGGATGCAGGAGCTGTTCCGAGGCCACAGCAAGACGCGCGAGTTCCCGGCGCACAGTGCCAAGGTGCACTCGGTGGCTTGGAGCTGTGACGGCCGTCGCTTGGCCTCGGGGTCCTTCGACAAGACTGCCAGTGTGTTCTTGCTGGAGAAGGACCGGCTG GTCAAAGAAAACAACTACCGGGGACATGGAGATAGTGTGGATCAGCTCTGTTGGCACCCAAGCAACCCTGATCTCTTTGTCACAGCATCTGGAGATAAAACCATCCGCATCTGGGATGTGAGGACAACAAAGTGCATTGCCACTGTGAACACTAAAG GGGAGAACATTAATATCTGCTGGAGTCCCGATGGGCAGACCATTGCTGTGGGCAACAAGGATGATGTTGTGACCTTTATTGATGCCAAGACACACCGTTCCAAAGCAGAAGAGCAGTTCAAGTTTGAGGTCAATGAAATCTCCTGGAATAACGACAATAACATGTTCTTCCTGACCAATGGCAATGGTTGTATCAACATTCTCAG CTACCCTGAACTAAAGCCTGTGCAGTCCATCAATGCCCATCCTTCTAACTGCATTTGTATCAAGTTTGACCCCATGGGGAAATACTTTGCCACAGGAAGTGCAGATGCTTTGGTCAGCCTCTGGGATGTCGATGAATTAGTGTGTGTGCGGTGCTTTTCCAG ATTGGATTGGCCTGTGAGGACCCTCAGTTTTAGCCACGATGGAAAAATGCTGGCGTCAGCCTCCGAGGATCATTTCATTGACATAGCTGAAGTAGAGACAG GAGACAAGCTGTGGGAGGTGCAGTGTGAGTCCCCGACTTTCACCGTGGCTTGGCACCCCAAGCGGCCTCTCCTGGCATTTGCCTGTGATGACAAAGATGGCAAATACGACAGCAGCCGGGAAGCGGGGACGGTGAAGCTGTTTGGGCTTCCGAACGACTCCTGA